The DNA region CGATATTGCTATTATCACCACGGCCGACGCGCTCGCCACGGCTAAGTAGAAAGCTGTAAATTTCATAAATGTATACATTACAAGAGTCATGGTATTAGGATTTAAAAAAAGTATCGAATAAGGTAAGTCAAACATTTGAATTGCAAATAATGTAAAAAATATTGTAGATATTATAAGACTCTGCTTAGATTGAGGAATTACTATGCTTAACATCGTATAGAGCTTGCTAGCCCCGTCAATTTGAGCTGATTCCAGTTGTGACTTGTCCACGTTGTAGAACATGGCTAGGTAAAACAGCGTAGCTAAGCCGGAGTAGACCCAAACAGAGACTAGGGAAATGCTCCAAAATGCTGCATCTCCTTGTAGAGGGTTTCCTAAAAAGCGGCCTATCCCCCTGTCCGCGTCTAGTAGCCATCTCCATATTATCCCCGACGCTACTAGAGAGAGGGATAGGGGGTATATAAAATACGCCGTGAGGATATTTCTCCACGTGGCACTCGCCACGTTGTAGATGAGAGATGCTATGACGAGCCCCGCTAAGTTGCCCACAGCTACCAGCACGACAATCCAGAACAGCGTTTTAACCAAGGCGCTTTGGAACAAGGGATCTGAAAAGAGCTGGAAATAAGTTGCAAGCCCAACAAATCTGTAGTCTGGGTTCAGCACTGAGAAGTTAGTAAATGAGAAGTACAAATTCCACGCCAAGAAGCCGTAGAGGAGTATTGTAGTAATAAAGAGGGGGAGAGAAAAAAGTATTAGGGTTATCCTCATTTAACCCACGGCGGTTGGTAGCCGCCGAAGGGCTTACCCGGCGCGCCGAGGTACCAGGTGTCCTTCCACAGGGAGCGCTCTGTGGACAGCGCTTTTGACAAGGTGTCGTACCACAGATCTGCCCTCCCCGTCTGCACAAGGACTATGGCTTGTTGCAACAACATCTGCCAGACGTCTGAGAACAACGCGCCGTGGGTAAGGCTGAACACGTAGGATCTGGCGTCTCTATACTCCTGTACTTCCCACCTCTGTATTGGGGTGGGGTATATTGCGGGATCTATGTTCTTGTACACTGCTATTGAGCCCTTTAATGGGTTGAAGATAGACTGCCCCTCTGGCCCCGCGAAGAACTTGACAAACTCTATGCCCAATTGCGTGGTCGGACCGCCGGCCGGCACCGCGACTGAGTCTATCACCAGATTGTAAACTCCCTGGGTCCCGGGGAACGGCGCGACAACTATGTTACAGTCTGGAGTTATCGAGGTGTAGGGGCACATCTTCACCTGGGGATACACGTTGTATATTAGGCCCACTACCCAATCCCCGTCTACGTGAGCCAGCCCTTTGCCCGCAACTAAGTCAGCGACGGCGCCTGTCCAGTCTAGGGCTGGCCAGTTAGCTGGGAATGACTTAGCTAGTTCTAAGAACTTCTCCGTGGCTTGTTTTAGCGAGGGGTCATCGGGTGACAGAGTGCCGTACATGAACATTATAAACTTCTGGGGCCCCGCCACCGCAAGGAAAACTTGCTCCCAGAGGTGTAGCACTGTGAACTGATCTGCGCCCGCTTGGATTAGGCATGGCATCCCGGCGGCAGAGGCCTTCTTGCAGAGAGCAACCAAATCGTCTAGGGTTGTGGGGACAGAGCCGCCGAGTTTGTCGAGAACTTGTTTGTTTATGAAGATGAGGTTAGCCCTGTGGATATTGACGGGAAGCGCGAAAACCTTACCGTTGAGGGAACACGCAGACAGAACGTCAGGCGCTTGGGTAGACATATCTATTTCCTTGGCCACGTTGCTCAGCTCCATAAAGCTGGCCTCGCCCTTCGGTGCAACGTAGATATAGCTCAACATCTCGGGGCCGCAGTGTACTTGGAATGCAGCCGGCGGATTCCCCGCCTGCATCAGCGCCAAGATTGCAAACTTGGCATTCACACCGGCGCCGCCAGGCACCGCCGTCTTCTCTACAGCGATGCCGGTCTTTTTAGTAAAGTTTCCAATAACGGCATCGATGGCAAACCTCTCAAGACCAGCCCACCAGGTGTAAAACGTAATCTTCTTAGGGGCCGACGGTGTGGTCGGCTGAGGCGATGCCGTAGTCTGTGAAGGCGGCGCCGTAGTTTGCGGCTGTTGCGACATAGAACCGAGGTAATACCCCAACAACGCCACAACAACCAACGCGACAACAATCCCTACTACTTGAGATAACTTCATATGATTGAGTAAACTTGGGTCTTTAAAGTATAATCTTATATATGTTTATAAAGCAGTTATATAGGTAAAGAGGGGACTCGATAAGAATCACCTTGAAACCCGAACTATAGGCCATTGCATAATAGAAGATATTTCTGAAAGCTTTGTCAAGATCAAGGCCTCACGCCTTGGCTATTTGCATAATGCGCTCTGACTGGAAGGCATTTTTCATTAATATATTATGGCCTTCGCCCCCAGCCCACCCTCTCTTCTGGAAGCTGGACCATCACAGCCAGCTGGTGGCAGAGTTACGTCTTACCAGAGCCGAACTCGACAACAATCTCCATGAAAGCTGGTGTAAAACGTTTAGTGGCGCCGGGGGTGGGATTTGAACCCACGCCCCCTGGACGGGGACGGGATTTCTTGCCTAGGCCTCGAGTTTGGCGCCGCCGCTACGGCGGTCCCGCGCCTTGGGCCGCTCGGCCACCCCGGCTGGTTTTTACAACGCCTCAATTTATAAAGTTATCCTCATGTCCTGGCGTGGAAAGTTTTTATACTTATCCTGTCTGGTGCGCCTATGTCTATTCGTGGTGCTAAGTTCCACGGCCCGTCTCCGCCTTCAGATACGGTGACAAACTGGGTGTTGGCTCCGCTGGAGAGAGGGGTAGTATTTGCGTGCCCAAACTGTGGCAAGACGACGGTTGTGCGGAGCGCGAGGTCTAGGAAGCTAGGAGTTACGTATCGTTGCCCTGAGTGCGGTTTTGTAGGACCCTAACGGGGGCAAGTTTTAAATACACGACTCGTTGCGTGGACTCATGTCGGCAGAAGTTGCACTGGTATATAGGGTCCTTCCAGACAGTGTAGAGGTAAATATAGACAAACTAAAAACCGATATTATAAACAAGTTAAGTCCCAAGTATAAAGTAGATAAGGTGGAAGTAGAGGAAATAGGGTTCGGCATTAAGGCCTTGAGGTTTTATATAAGAATGCCGGAGTCCGAGGAATACTCTTCCGACGAGGTTGAGGAGTTGCTAAGATCTGTAGAGGGGGTTGGGGGATACGAGCTGGAGTACTTCTCTAGGCTTAGTTTTTGAGGCAAGTTTTTATACCTACATCGGTCTTTTAGCCGTGTCTGAATGGATTGAGCTTAGGGTTCTTGAGAGTAAGGCTCGGGATGCCAATAGGCCCGTGGTTAGGATTGATCCTGAAGTGATGGAGAGAACGGGGATTGCTGTTGGCGATGTGATCGAAATAGTGGGGAGGAGGAGGACGGCCGCCAAGGTGTGGAACGGCTTGCCTGAGGATAGGGGGAAGGGCGTCATAAGGATGAACAGCATATTGAGGAAAAACGCCGATGTTTCACTTAATGAGACTGTTAAGGTTAGGCGGGTCGAGCCGAAGCCGGCGGCTTTTGTAAAGCTGGCGCCTGTATCTATGACAATCGCAGTTGATGCTAACTTTCTACAATATATCAAGCAGAGGCTGAGGGAGTACGTGGTTGTGGAGGGCGACATGTTGCAGATATACGTGCTGAGCCAGCCCCTTACGTTCCAAGTAGTGCAGACAAAGCCTTCCAACGCTATTCTTATAATTACCGAAGACACGCAGATCCAGATATTTGAAAAGCCTGTCTCCGGCGTCAAGATACCTCATGTCACTTGGGAGGATATTGGTGATTTGGAGGATGCTAAGCAGAAGATTCGGGAGCTTGTGGAGCTTCCTCTTCGTCACCCGGAGCTTTTTAAGCATTTGGGTATTGAGCCGCCTAAGGGTATTCTGTTAATTGGCCCTCCCGGTACTGGGAAGACGCTTTTGGCAAAAGCCGTTGCCAACGAGGCCAACGCCTACTTCGTAGCCATAAATGGGCCGGAGATTATGTCTAAGTACTACGGCGAGAGTGAGGCTAGGCTGAGGGAGATATTCGAAGAGGCTAAGAAAAACGCCCCGGCGATAATCTTCATCGACGAAATAGACGCCATAGCCCCCAAGAGGGAGGAGGTGACGGGCGAAGTGGAGAAGAGAGTAGTAGCCCAGCTGTTGACATTAATGGACGGACTACAAGAAAGAGGCCAAGTAGTAGTCATAGGAGCCACCAACAGACCAGACGCAGTAGACCCAGCACTAAGAAGACCAGGAAGATTCGACAGAGAGATTTGGATTAATCCGCCAGATTTCAAGGGGAGGTACGAAATTCTGCAAATTCATACCCGCAACATGCCGCTGGCGCCGGATGTTGACTTAAGGAAGTTGGCTGAGATCACACATGGCTTCTCTGGAGCAGATCTCGCCGCGTTGGCGAGAGAGGCTGCGATGTCGGCGTTGAGGAGGGCAATTCAGAGTGGGCTTATTGATCTGAACCAGCCGTCGATACCGCCTGAGGTGTTTGAACAGATTAAGGTCACCATGGCGGATTTCACCAGCGCGCTGAGGGAGATTGTGCCCTCTGCGCTGAGGGAGATACATATCGAGGTGCCGAGAGTGAGGTGGGAGGATGTTGGCGGCTTGGAGAACGTGAAGCAAGAGCTTAGGGAGGCTGTGGAGTGGCCGCTTAAATATCCGGAAAAGTTTAAGAAGTTCGGCCTTAGGCCGCCGAAGGGGATTCTGCTCTTTGGGCCACCAGGTACGGGGAAGACCCTACTCGCCAAGGCGGTGGCCACGGAGTCGGGGGCCAACTTCATAGCCGTTAGGGGGCCTGAGATCTTCTCTAAGTGGGTTGGCGAGAGCGAGAAGATGGTGAGAGAGATATTTAGGAAGGCGCGAATGGCGGCTCCCGCTGTTGTTTTTATTGACGAAATTGATGCCTTGGCCACTGCAAGGGGGTTTGGCGGGGATTCCCTAGTCAGCGAACGCGTAGTGGCTCAACTATTGGCGGAAATGGATGGCATAAAGGCGTTGGAGAACGTAGTCGTCATCGCGGCGACTAATAGGCCTGATTTAGTAGACCCGGCGTTGCTGAGGCCTGGGCGCTTCGACAGGATTATATACGTGCCGCCACCCGATTACAAGGCGCGGCTTGACATATTACTAATACATACGAGGGCCACGCCGCTTGCCAAGGACGTAGGCCTAGAAGAACTAGCCAGGAGGACCGAGGGATATTCGGGCGCCGATCTAGAGCTTCTGGTGAGAGAGGCCACCTTCTTGGCGTTGAGAGAGGATATAAACGCGAAGGAGGTGTCAATGAGACATTTCGAAGAGGCGTTAAAAAAGGTGAGGCCCTCAGTGGCTCCTGACATGCTTAAGTTCTACGAGACTTGGCTAGAGAAGGCGAGGCAACTTACGGTGTCTCCCAAGGCTAAGGCGACGCCGCCTCTGTACCTATGATGCTAACCGCAGTTGGGAATATTATAGACATGTTACTGAGGCGTCAAGAGTCTATTACAAGCGATGATGTAAAGGCCTTGCTTAAACGTGCCAATATTAATATATCTGATACCGACTTGGTAAAGATATTAATCACCCTGGAGATATATAAAAAAATTTATGTAAAGAAGGCGAAAAAAGAAGGACGAGACGTTTTTCAAATCTCCAGGCGTAGGTAATATAAATATCTTATCAGAATTCTTACCTTACATGGGAGTAACTGAACTTGGGAAGCTTATTGGAAAAGAGGCGCGTAGGGAGGTCAAGTTGGAGGCCCTTGCAGGTAGGTGCGTAGCGCTCGATGCTTATAACGCTTTGTACCAATTTTTGGCGTCTATCAGACAGCCGGACGGTACTCCTCTTATGGATAGGGCAGGGCGTATCACCAGCCACATCTCGGGGCTGTTTTACCGCACGATTAACCTCATGGAGGCGGGTATTAAGCCCGTCTACGTCTTTGACGGAAAGCCTCCTGAGTTTAAGCTCGCCGAGATTGAGGAGAGAAGAAAAGCTAAGGAGAAGGCCACAGAAGAGCTTGTAAGAGCGATAAAAGAGGGCAGGAGGGATGAGGTGGCTAAATATGCAAAAAGGGCGATATTTCTCACAAACGAGATGGTGGAAGACGCCAAGAAGCTATTGACGTATATGGGTGTTCCTTGGGTACAAGCCCCAAGCGAGGGGGAGGCGCAGGCGGCGTATATGGCCAGGAGAGGGCACTGCTGGGCTGTGGGGAGCCAAGATTACGACTCTCTACTTTTCGGATCGCCTAGGCTTGTCAGAAACCTCGCAACGTCGCCCAAGCGGAAGGTGGGCGATGAGGTGGTAGAGCTCTCCCCAGAAATTATAGAGCTAGATGCCGTCTTGAAATCCCTTCGCTTAAGGAGCAGGGAGCAACTCATCGACTTGGCCATTCTGCTGGGCACCGACTACAACCCCGATGGGGTGCCGGGTATTGGACCCCAAAGGGCGCTCAAACTCATATGGGAGTTCGGCTCACTTGAGAAGTTGCTAGACACCGTTCTTAGGGGAGTGACATTTCCTATTGATCCTGTTGAGATAAAGAGGTTTTTCCTTAATCCGCCTGTGACAGATACTTATACCACAGATGTGACAAAGCCAGACGACGCGAAGTTGAGGGACTTTCTCGTGCATGAGCACGATTTTGGTGAAGAGAGAGTTGAGAGAGCACTAGAAAGGCTGAAAAAAGCCATGGGCAAGTTAAGAACTTCGGCGCTGGACTCCTTCTTTTAACATGGCTAAAAAACTTGTCGACGATCTGGAGCGCGAAGGTGTTCTAAAAAGCGAGCGGGTGAAAAAGGCGCTTCTGTCAGTTCCAAGAGAGGAGTTCGTCATGCCCGAATATAGGATGATGGCATATGAGGATAGGCCACTTCCGCTATTTGCAGACGCCACTATCTCGGCCCCTCACATGGTGGCCATGATGTGCGAGCTAATAGAACCAAGACCAGGTATGAGTATCTTGGAGGTCGGGACTGGGTCTGGCTACCACGCAGCTGTATGCGCTGAGGCCATAGAGAGGAGGGGTAAGGTATATACAGTGGAGATTGTGAAGGGGCTTGCTATTTATGCCGCGCAGAATCTAGAGAGACTGGGATATTGGGGCGTTGTGGAGGTTTTTCACAGCGATGGAAAGAGGGGGCTGGAGAAATTTGCGCCGTACGACGCAATTATCGTTACTGCGGCGGCCGCGTCAATACCATCTGCGCTTGTAAACCAGTTGAAAGACGGCGGTATCATGGTGATTCCCGTTGAGGAAGGATTTGGGCAAGTACTTTACAAAGTGGTAAGGAGGGGAGAGAAGACGGAGAAGAAGGCCGTGACGTATGTGCTTTTCGTACCGTTGAGATAGCTAGGGCTCTACTCTATACCTGTCGCGGGGGTAAAGCGTCGCATGTCTCACGTTGTCTAGCCCAAGCAACGCCGCAACGAGCCTGTTAAATCCGAGCCCAAACCCCGCATGCGGGGGCATACCGTAGTCAAACACAGCGAGGTGGCTTTCGAAAAGCCTCGGGTCAAGCCCCCTCCTCTTCATTTCCTCTTCTAGTTCATCTCTTCTGTGCACTCTGGTGGCGCCTGAGGCTACTTCTATTCCGTTGATTATTAAGTCGTACGATTCGCTTTTGTCTCCCTCCTTCCGCTTCGTGTAGAACGGCCGGAGGGATGCTGGGAAGTGTACTAGGAAGTATACAGGTCCGTAAAACTTGGTTAACGCCTTCTGCATTTCTACGTTTAAGTCATCCCCCCAGCTGATCGAGTAGCCAAGTTGTCTCAGCCTCTCCACAGCCTCGTCGTAGTCTACTCTCGGAATCTTAGAGATCTCCAGCAACGGCTTTAAGCCCGCCTCTTCAAGCCTATGCGCGACTGTAGTAATTGTCGAGATGACGCGTTTAACCAGCTTCTCAAGTATGTCCATTATGTCGTTGTAGTCCATAAAGGCCGCCTCTGCGTCAACGGAGATGAACTCATTGAGGTGGTAGTCGGTGTTGTGCTTCTCGGCCCTGTAGGCGGGGCCTATTTCGAAAACCCTCTCAAGCGACGCCGTTAGTTGCTCCTTGTACAGCTGGGGGCTCTGGGAGAGATATGCAACTCTTTCAAAATACATAACTGGGAACAACTCCGCACCCCCCTCTGTGCTTGTGACGATGATCTTAGGGGTGAAGACCTCCACGAATCCCTCTTCGTACATAACATCCCTAATAGCCCGCAGAATTGCCGACGCTGTAGAGAAAACAGCTAGATTCCGGGGCCTTTTCAAATCTACTGAGCGCCACTTTAGCCTTGTGGCGAGATCTGGAGTCTCTGACCAAATATCAAGTGGAAGAGGCTTCGCCTTGTTCAAAACCCAAATTTCCTCGGGGAATATCTCGACGCCGCTCTTTGCAATTTTGCTGGACTCCACAATGCCCTTTACTACAACAACGTCCTCCTTCCCCAGTTCTGAAAAGATCTTAAAAAGGTGATCAGGCGTCTTCCCCGCCTTCAGAGTAATCTGCACAAACCCCTCCCGGTCCCTAACCACAATGAACTTAATTTTCCCGAGATCTCTCAGCTCCCAAACCCAGCCCGCCACTACGACGTTTGATCCGTGAAGCTCTGGAGTTACTTCCGATGTCCAGTGAGTCTTCTTGGGATACACACAGGAGAGTAAATGCCGATTAAAAAACTACACCCTTAGTTCCCTCTCCTTCACAAGCTCCACTTTCACAGTGGCGCCTGAAATTTGGCTTATGATAGCTTGAAGCCGCTCTGGCTTTATTGGCAACCGCCTCAGCTCCCTCGACGGGATCTTAACTACAGTCTCAGTAGTGCCATCCGGTAACCACGACGTTGATATCGTAAGCAACTTGGCGGGGGATACAAGCTGCGCAATAACCTCATTCACGCTTCCGTGTTCCACCACTTTGACGCTACGCCCAATTATGGAGGATAACTCTTTCTCTAACTGCATAAAGGCGCCGCGGGGGATCCTCTTTACGTTTCTAAGTAGTATAATTAATAAGTCGTCCACCTCGTATGACTTTACATATTCCACCTCCGATAAGTTCATTTTACGACTCACCTTTAATAAGGCGTCTGAGACCTCCACGTCGAGCCAGCTATACCTCCCGCTATCTATAAGCGACTGACACTTTTGGCACAGCACCCGCGTCTTTACGCAGAACTCGCAAAATGGTATCTTAACCATTGGTCTGTTAATTTTAATGAATTAAAAACTCTTACCAATACCCGTCATGCGGCTTGCTGTAGTTGATGGCTACACAGACGAGCCGGCGGGTCTTGGAGTCCCGCCTTACCTGGACGTATATGCCAGGTATGTGGCCGGAGCCGCCGAGCTGGCGGGCGTCGAGACAGTTCACTACTTCACAATCGACACTCTCAGACAGGATTGGGCAAAGAGCTTGAGCCACCTCGCGGAGTACGATGTCGTAGTGGTGATCGCCGGCGTGACGACTCCCGGCAAATATCTAGGCGGCACTCCTATATCGCTAGATGAAATCCTTGACATCGGTCGCGTTGAGGGACCTGTGAGAATTCTAGGCGGCCCAGTGGCGAAGTTCGGATACGGAATAGAGGGAGGGACCGTGGCAGTCCCCCCCTCAAAGTTCAGGCGTTACTACGACGTTGTGGTATCAGGAGATGTTGACTTGGTGGTGTACAGAGCACTCACCGAAGGACTAGAAAAGGCGGTGCCTTCCGAAACACATAAAGACTTCTACTTGGTAGACGAATTTGCAGTACGGGGGGCAAAAATTGTCCTCCAGCACCCTAACTACGGGAAGAACCTAATAGTAGAGCTGGAGACTTATCGATCTTGTCCTCGATATGTCACGGGGGGTTGTTCCTTCTGCACCACGGTT from Pyrobaculum arsenaticum DSM 13514 includes:
- a CDS encoding transcription elongation factor NusA codes for the protein MVKIPFCEFCVKTRVLCQKCQSLIDSGRYSWLDVEVSDALLKVSRKMNLSEVEYVKSYEVDDLLIILLRNVKRIPRGAFMQLEKELSSIIGRSVKVVEHGSVNEVIAQLVSPAKLLTISTSWLPDGTTETVVKIPSRELRRLPIKPERLQAIISQISGATVKVELVKERELRV
- the aspS gene encoding aspartate--tRNA(Asn) ligase, which encodes MYPKKTHWTSEVTPELHGSNVVVAGWVWELRDLGKIKFIVVRDREGFVQITLKAGKTPDHLFKIFSELGKEDVVVVKGIVESSKIAKSGVEIFPEEIWVLNKAKPLPLDIWSETPDLATRLKWRSVDLKRPRNLAVFSTASAILRAIRDVMYEEGFVEVFTPKIIVTSTEGGAELFPVMYFERVAYLSQSPQLYKEQLTASLERVFEIGPAYRAEKHNTDYHLNEFISVDAEAAFMDYNDIMDILEKLVKRVISTITTVAHRLEEAGLKPLLEISKIPRVDYDEAVERLRQLGYSISWGDDLNVEMQKALTKFYGPVYFLVHFPASLRPFYTKRKEGDKSESYDLIINGIEVASGATRVHRRDELEEEMKRRGLDPRLFESHLAVFDYGMPPHAGFGLGFNRLVAALLGLDNVRHATLYPRDRYRVEP
- a CDS encoding ABC transporter substrate-binding protein, giving the protein MKLSQVVGIVVALVVVALLGYYLGSMSQQPQTTAPPSQTTASPQPTTPSAPKKITFYTWWAGLERFAIDAVIGNFTKKTGIAVEKTAVPGGAGVNAKFAILALMQAGNPPAAFQVHCGPEMLSYIYVAPKGEASFMELSNVAKEIDMSTQAPDVLSACSLNGKVFALPVNIHRANLIFINKQVLDKLGGSVPTTLDDLVALCKKASAAGMPCLIQAGADQFTVLHLWEQVFLAVAGPQKFIMFMYGTLSPDDPSLKQATEKFLELAKSFPANWPALDWTGAVADLVAGKGLAHVDGDWVVGLIYNVYPQVKMCPYTSITPDCNIVVAPFPGTQGVYNLVIDSVAVPAGGPTTQLGIEFVKFFAGPEGQSIFNPLKGSIAVYKNIDPAIYPTPIQRWEVQEYRDARSYVFSLTHGALFSDVWQMLLQQAIVLVQTGRADLWYDTLSKALSTERSLWKDTWYLGAPGKPFGGYQPPWVK
- the fen gene encoding flap endonuclease-1, translating into MGVTELGKLIGKEARREVKLEALAGRCVALDAYNALYQFLASIRQPDGTPLMDRAGRITSHISGLFYRTINLMEAGIKPVYVFDGKPPEFKLAEIEERRKAKEKATEELVRAIKEGRRDEVAKYAKRAIFLTNEMVEDAKKLLTYMGVPWVQAPSEGEAQAAYMARRGHCWAVGSQDYDSLLFGSPRLVRNLATSPKRKVGDEVVELSPEIIELDAVLKSLRLRSREQLIDLAILLGTDYNPDGVPGIGPQRALKLIWEFGSLEKLLDTVLRGVTFPIDPVEIKRFFLNPPVTDTYTTDVTKPDDAKLRDFLVHEHDFGEERVERALERLKKAMGKLRTSALDSFF
- a CDS encoding CDC48 family AAA ATPase; this translates as MSEWIELRVLESKARDANRPVVRIDPEVMERTGIAVGDVIEIVGRRRTAAKVWNGLPEDRGKGVIRMNSILRKNADVSLNETVKVRRVEPKPAAFVKLAPVSMTIAVDANFLQYIKQRLREYVVVEGDMLQIYVLSQPLTFQVVQTKPSNAILIITEDTQIQIFEKPVSGVKIPHVTWEDIGDLEDAKQKIRELVELPLRHPELFKHLGIEPPKGILLIGPPGTGKTLLAKAVANEANAYFVAINGPEIMSKYYGESEARLREIFEEAKKNAPAIIFIDEIDAIAPKREEVTGEVEKRVVAQLLTLMDGLQERGQVVVIGATNRPDAVDPALRRPGRFDREIWINPPDFKGRYEILQIHTRNMPLAPDVDLRKLAEITHGFSGADLAALAREAAMSALRRAIQSGLIDLNQPSIPPEVFEQIKVTMADFTSALREIVPSALREIHIEVPRVRWEDVGGLENVKQELREAVEWPLKYPEKFKKFGLRPPKGILLFGPPGTGKTLLAKAVATESGANFIAVRGPEIFSKWVGESEKMVREIFRKARMAAPAVVFIDEIDALATARGFGGDSLVSERVVAQLLAEMDGIKALENVVVIAATNRPDLVDPALLRPGRFDRIIYVPPPDYKARLDILLIHTRATPLAKDVGLEELARRTEGYSGADLELLVREATFLALREDINAKEVSMRHFEEALKKVRPSVAPDMLKFYETWLEKARQLTVSPKAKATPPLYL
- the pcm gene encoding protein-L-isoaspartate O-methyltransferase, whose protein sequence is MAKKLVDDLEREGVLKSERVKKALLSVPREEFVMPEYRMMAYEDRPLPLFADATISAPHMVAMMCELIEPRPGMSILEVGTGSGYHAAVCAEAIERRGKVYTVEIVKGLAIYAAQNLERLGYWGVVEVFHSDGKRGLEKFAPYDAIIVTAAAASIPSALVNQLKDGGIMVIPVEEGFGQVLYKVVRRGEKTEKKAVTYVLFVPLR
- a CDS encoding zinc finger domain-containing protein, with translation MSIRGAKFHGPSPPSDTVTNWVLAPLERGVVFACPNCGKTTVVRSARSRKLGVTYRCPECGFVGP
- a CDS encoding elongation factor 1-beta — protein: MSAEVALVYRVLPDSVEVNIDKLKTDIINKLSPKYKVDKVEVEEIGFGIKALRFYIRMPESEEYSSDEVEELLRSVEGVGGYELEYFSRLSF
- a CDS encoding carbohydrate ABC transporter permease, translating into MRITLILFSLPLFITTILLYGFLAWNLYFSFTNFSVLNPDYRFVGLATYFQLFSDPLFQSALVKTLFWIVVLVAVGNLAGLVIASLIYNVASATWRNILTAYFIYPLSLSLVASGIIWRWLLDADRGIGRFLGNPLQGDAAFWSISLVSVWVYSGLATLFYLAMFYNVDKSQLESAQIDGASKLYTMLSIVIPQSKQSLIISTIFFTLFAIQMFDLPYSILFLNPNTMTLVMYTFMKFTAFYLAVASASAVVIIAISAVMVIPYALLSLKRWIK